A genomic stretch from Larus michahellis chromosome 7, bLarMic1.1, whole genome shotgun sequence includes:
- the SBDS gene encoding ribosome maturation protein SBDS, giving the protein MSIFTPTNQIRLTNVAVVRARRGGKRFEIACYRNKVMGWRSGAEKDLDEVLQTHTVFVNVSKGQVAKKEDLVKAFGTDDQTEICKMILSKGELQVSDKERHTQLEQMFRDIATIVADKCVNPETKRPYTVILIERAMKDIHYSVKPHKSTKQQALEVIRQLKETMQIERAHMRLRFILPAKEGKKLKEKLKPLIKVIENEDFQEQLEIVCLIDPGCFREIDELIRSETKGKGTLEVLSLKDVEEGDEKLE; this is encoded by the exons ATGTCCATCTTCACCCCCACCAACCAGATCCGCCTCACCAACGTGGCCGTGGTGCGGGCGCGCCGCGGCGGCAAGCGCTTCGAGATCGCCTGCTACCGCAACAAGGTCATGGGGTGGCGCAGCGGAGC GGAGAAAGATCTCGATGAGGTCCTGCAGACACACACGGTGTTTGTCAATGTTTCCAAAGGCCAGGTGGCAAAGAAGGAAGATCTTGTTAAAGCATTTGGGACGGATGACCAAACGGAAATCTGTAAGATG ATCTTGTCAAAAGGGGAGCTGCAGGTATCGGACAAAGAACGACACACGCAGCTGGAGCAGATGTTTAGAGACATCGCGACTATTGTGGCTGACAAATGTGTGAATCCTGAAACGAAAAGGCCATACACAGTAATCCTTATCGAAAGAGCCATGAAGGATATTCACTACTCCGTCAAACCACACAAGAGCACAAAACAGCAG GCACTGGAAGTGATCAGACAGCTAAAGGAGACCATGCAAATTGAACGTGCTCACATGAGGCTGCGATTTATTCTTCCagcaaaagaggggaagaaactgaaagagaagcTCAAGCCACTGATTAAAGTTATTGAGAATGAAGACTTCCAGGAGCAGCTGGAAATT gTGTGCCTTATTGACCCGGGCTGCTTCAGGGAGATTGATGAGCTGATCCGGAGtgagacaaaagggaaaggaacgCTGGAAGTGCTCAGCCTGAAAGATGTGGAGGAAGGAGATGAAAAGCTTGAATAA